TGGCGGCGCTTCGACGCCAAGCACAATCAAAGCCTCTTTAGCCTCTTGACTCACAATCCGGTTGGCGTCGTTTGCCGCTGTAGCTTTCAGGGCGCTGACGATCTTCTCGTTATCTATTTTTAGTTCAGCAATCGTCTCTATTGCTGATTTCCGACGATAGGCTTCGCTACTGCGAAGCTCTTCCAGTAGTTTATTGATCGTCTCTTCGCTCGGTTGCTTGACAGGTTCAGCAGGTGTGCTGAGAGCAGGCGAGATCTCATTGACAGGTGGCGGAGGCGCTGGGGGCAAAAATTCAACGGGCGGTAGGGATTGGAGTGATTTCAGTGCTTTCTTCGCTGACTGTCGCATCCAGCGGTTGGGGTCGTTCGCCGCTATCTGTTCCAGTGCGCTGATGACCCGCTCGTTATTCGCCTTCAGCTTGACCAGCTTCTCTACTGCCGTTTCGCGACGGTAATTATCACCACTCTTCAGGTCTTCGAGTAGAGAGTTGAGAATATCTTCAGTTGGTTGTTGCGCCATCTTGAAGCCCACTTTTCTTCACTCGCGTCCGGCGGGTGAACTTGGGAAGACCTCACAGGTCTTCGCGAAGCGGACCTGTGAGGTCTGGAGCGACAGGCACCTCAGGCCGAAACGGTCTGCCGGACGGCTTGCAGTTTTCGACCGTAGTAGATCGCCAGCGCGACGAGCAAACCCAGGCAGAAGAATTGCTGGCCGGTGAGGCCGAAGGCCAGCACTTGATTGTTGCGGACGAATTCGACGAGGAAGCGGAAGGCGGCGTAACCGGCCAAACCGAATTTGAGCAGGTTGCCGTTTTGCATCTTCGGATGATCGCGGAGAAGAATCAACACCCCAAACCAGATCAGGTTGAAGGCGGCATCGTACAGCGGCGTGGGGTGAGCTAAGTAGGACGCGCCCGGCGTGGGCACGACTTGCCCGTTCAGATAGATGCCGGGCACGGGCACGCCCCAGGGGAGCGAGGTGGGTTTGCCCAGGCCATCCTCGAACACCAGGAAGTCGCCGATGCGGCCCACCGCGGTGGCGAGGGCCATGGCCGGCGCAAAGGCATCACAGGCGCAACCCTGCTTGCCAATGGCTTTGGCGGCGATGTAGCCGCCAATGTAAGCCCCGGCCACCGCGCCCAGAATCGAGCCGGGGCCGATGCGCGGGTCGAACAGGGCATAAAAGTTGAGGACGATGGGGGCGGTCTCCCAGCCGTTGAAGAAGAGAATGGACAGCCGGGCGCCGATCATGCCGCCGACGAATGCGGCTAACGTGATCGGAATGACTTCTTCTTTGGGCCAGCGCCGCCGCCGGGCTTCGACGACGAGCCAGGCCAGCCCGACCAACAGCGCCAGCAAAAAGAAAAACCCGTGGGCGTAGACCGGAATGCCGTTGATGGTGAAGAGGACGGGATACATGGGAGACCTCCTGAGTCAGTGGGCAAAGGCGAGAAATACGGCTGGGAACGTCGAAAAGAAGTATAGCCCCAAATGTAAAGAATGGGGACGGTTAAGTTTTCCTGTTATGGCCCTATCGAGCCACCAGCGCCGGCCAGCAGAGCGAAGCAAACGCCGCCGATGAGAACGGCGATGCAGATGACGACGATCAATGCCGCCGCCATCGCGCCCAACGCGCCCAGGGCGATCCAGTAGCGGGTGAAGGCGAAGTAGATGATGAGGCCGATGTTGACGACGAGCGGGATGCACCATAGCGCCAGCCCGACGAGGCCGACCAGGGATTGCACCGGGCTGTTGCTGTCTACTGAGGTAAAGACGTTGCTGAGGAGGGCGACAAGGAGCTGCGCCGCGCCGCCCACCACGCCGTTGAGCACGAACCAGCCGACGAAGCCGACGATGAAGTCAACAGTTTTTTCACTGCGCGTGGAGTAGGTTTTGCGGGTGAAGTTCATAAAGACCTCCTCTATTTGAGAGACTGACGGATGAGTTTCTAATCCGCCCCAACCCATTGTTCATTGTTGGCTCTTGCGGGTTCAACGGGATTTTTAACGCAAAGCCGCAAAGTTGCCAGGGCGCGAAGAAAAACCAGTTTATTTCTTAGCGGCCTTGCGCCTTAGCGTCTTGCGTTAACGGTTTTCACGCTCAATCTGGTAGAGCCTCATTGCTTAGCTTGGCTCTGCCAGGAAGCGTCCCGGCAGAA
This Chloroflexota bacterium DNA region includes the following protein-coding sequences:
- a CDS encoding HEAT repeat domain-containing protein — translated: MAQQPTEDILNSLLEDLKSGDNYRRETAVEKLVKLKANNERVISALEQIAANDPNRWMRQSAKKALKSLQSLPPVEFLPPAPPPPVNEISPALSTPAEPVKQPSEETINKLLEELRSSEAYRRKSAIETIAELKIDNEKIVSALKATAANDANRIVSQEAKEALIVLGVEAPPASESIPSTSSKKPPVTTRQKYIDLAIGFFVWYVVNTFVWFLLLEGGGLSDGQGLAIALNLFILPANLIVLIILAFVRRWVALGILVALAANFVIAAILGLITQAQCGIPFLVK
- a CDS encoding prolipoprotein diacylglyceryl transferase; translated protein: MYPVLFTINGIPVYAHGFFFLLALLVGLAWLVVEARRRRWPKEEVIPITLAAFVGGMIGARLSILFFNGWETAPIVLNFYALFDPRIGPGSILGAVAGAYIGGYIAAKAIGKQGCACDAFAPAMALATAVGRIGDFLVFEDGLGKPTSLPWGVPVPGIYLNGQVVPTPGASYLAHPTPLYDAAFNLIWFGVLILLRDHPKMQNGNLLKFGLAGYAAFRFLVEFVRNNQVLAFGLTGQQFFCLGLLVALAIYYGRKLQAVRQTVSA